In Chaetodon trifascialis isolate fChaTrf1 chromosome 4, fChaTrf1.hap1, whole genome shotgun sequence, one DNA window encodes the following:
- the shroom2a gene encoding protein Shroom2 isoform X1 → MDTEGYKNDPHYTGAESLWHVMQKSGDLEPRSRDGEGWKLVDVFLSGGAPWGFTLRGGLEHREPLLITKVEEGSKAAAVSLQVGDELVNINEIPLSGYRQEAICLVKGSHKTLSLVVKRNMKMVDIVTQKMPSENDVHVARSFLTKILRSSMRKNHFKGRNEPISRPHSWHSTKFNESQSETAKTQSPPTPVWHTRYDASSSSTDLSSGWEQTNLRRVSDQFSSLGSMDSLEHVSHQYPAGQLSPAKSNNSMEHLGGGKRDSAYSSFSTSSGTPDYTLSKSNAASTENMLYKFSQWDAGGKPNNGRNSQSMTEAVKQDERVTYFQIPEASTGCEGPQTEDLAGSRHSTSSRTSCGPVWHVPEKKKTTSPSPPPPPPPARSDSFAATKVHERGLIIAHPEGPESRVSCKVPLLPASTENWRGHNLSPKNDSDSFYPSSDKSNHNQFNSNKQFSLSSSDVRQGQPYHQRHHSDKSTSYSQPWATSVPKPQNVGGYYCSMQELPTNGSVQHFGQNQRRNLSTSQSTTTADQNTDSGGHSRYYCVTTCQPMQPNPQALSGKLEDRKSVTGVDLAQTRNEQTSLSPQIVTKLKYNLPQQQQHSSHIKDSNGYSKHQVSTVLETSVPKSSSDDRGGQRGHNTHNAEAQFMSYPSSRQSEQRRSLPLQHRELPQDVKHHNQVSNKISPQATPMLHSLSMDAAGQEARGSNAEESLESKQARRSDRFATTLRNEIQMRKAKLQKSKSAATLPGTEGEAEDDQDIWKPTENTTPTSADGSFTNTYKVNLKEAQARVLKATSFRRKDLEPVLLEHPAAEALPNYPSSALTRKDVTPLPTVSESVMSKPGPAGGQVTRIGGRKRFPAEKKVRSFSEPDKIHEVGVKEDVPQNENASSSLDQQTLFKEGGKAAVPNHSPPERYTENPTEAKARGFATASETEDTKKSIRNREYPEEVQGGPYSAHKLSVLGQQRLGTFAEYEAKWNIQKKNPETRVSGRYRSADNILDPGPEERTKTTCFHERSRSSPSADIYGQKIQAPARKSETEYSQTESKPAEQLNAAPTFSDRGPADCKVREKPVEFEHYSVPPPPPMTATNPDSRHRAAPATMNHRPTSVSHSLRDSALPQPEDHGHTEPPSGPRRKPSALEKPPPPRCPEVNSHESFTGSQSEIFTHCSPNSDPNSAFVPTHSAKESEQGKGLVDKGQGAVHHLSTSNPQPASSPPASSHRPSRLATMEGQRSPSPQFSPQRLSDKPPASLQDEDSHRMDQVVENQTSAVKKVPIRIVHSEGVTEKENCPFLQHSDSSAVEPEGPGVTRLGTLGAAGQDSVFCAFTRQREPDSTPGTQTDPKPPRDPYMSTARDPTEPTDEPGGNRATVTTRLSEDQKREELARDIMGKDKSLADILDQSKMKTTMDLMEGIFPQGEQLLGGAHQRRKVPPKQTVIRPAEEREKEDSMAAAVTMVTTSTYYSTSAPKAELLIKMKDMQEQEPEEEYSEDELDIDLANKKQELIDSLSKKLQVLREARESLQEDVLDNNALGDEVEARVQQVCKPNELDKFRMFVGDLDKVVSLLLSLSGRLARVENALNSLEEDASAEERRTLMEKRKLLIRQHEDAKELKENLDRRERVVYEILGNYLQEDSLTDYEHFVKMKSALIIEQRKLEDKIKLGEEQLKCLMDSLPIEQRLAF, encoded by the exons GCGGAATGAACCCATAAGCAGGCCTCACTCCTGGCACTCCACCAAGTTCAACGAAAGCCAATCAGAGACTGCCAAAACACAGTCTCCACCCACGCCAGTCTGGCACACCAGATATGATGCAAG CTCATCCTCGACTGATCTGTCCTCTGGCTGGGAGCAGACAAACCTGCGCAGAGTGTCCGACCAGTTCAGCTCTCTGGGCAGTATGGACAGTCTAGAGCATGTCTCACACCAGTACCCTGCTGGTCAGCTGTCACCTGCCAAGTCCAACAACAGCATGGAGCACCTTGGAGGAGGCAAACGAGACTCAGCCTACAGTTCCTTCTCCACCAGCTCTGGGACACCAGACTATACCCTCTCAAAGAGCAACGCTGCCTCCACAGAGAACATGCTCTACAAATTCAGTCAGTGGGATGCAGGAGGAAAGCCAAACAATGGCAGAAACAGCCAGAGCATGACTGAGGCAGTCAAACAGGACGAGAGGGTGACATACTTCCAGATCCCAGAAGCTAGCACAGGCTGTGAGGGTCCGCAGACTGAGGACTTGGCTGGGTCCCGCCATTCCACTTCCAGTAGAACCAGCTGTGGACCTGTTTGGCATGTCCCTGAAAAAAAGAAGACCActtccccttctcctccccctccccctccacctgcACGCAGTGACAGTTTTGCTGCAACTAAGGTACATGAAAGGGGTCTCATTATAGCTCACCCCGAAGGACCTGAATCACGTGTCTCCTGTAAGgttcctctgcttcctgcttccaCTGAAAATTGGCGCGGCCACAACCTTTCCCCaaaaaatgacagtgacagtttTTACCCTTCATCTGATAAATCCAATCATAATCAGTTCAACTCAAACAAGCAGTTCTCATTGTCCAGCAGTGATGTTCGGCAGGGCCAGCCGTACCATCAAAGACACCATAGTGACAAAAGCACTTCTTATTCTCAGCCCTGGGCTACATCCGTACCAAAGCCACAGAACGTAGGTGGCTACTATTGTAGCATGCAGGAACTGCCTACTAACGGCTCTGTGCAACACTTTGGTCAGAACCAGAGAAGGAATTTAAGCACCTCCCAGTCCACAACGACCGCCgaccaaaacactgacagcGGCGGACATAGTCGATACTACTGTGTCACAACATGTCAGCCCATGCAGCCTAACCCCCAGGCCTTGTCAGGAAAGTTAGAGGACAGGAAGAGTGTCACAGGCGTCGACCTGGCACAGACCCGAAATGAGCAGACCTCTCTCAGCCCACAGATAGTCACCAAGCTGAAGTACAATCTGCcccaacagcagcaacactcCTCGCACATTAAAGACAGTAATGGATACAGCAAGCACCAAGTTAGTACTGTACTCGAAACCTCTGTACCTAAATCCAGCTCAGATGATCGGGGGGGCCAGAgaggacacaacacacacaacgcaGAAGCTCAGTTCATGAGTTATCCCTCTAGCAGACAGTCTGAGCAGAGGCGCTCTCTGCCACTACAACACAGAGAATTACCCCAGGACGTCAAACATCACAACCAAGTGAGCAACAAGATCTCCCCCCAGGCCACCCCAATGCTTCACTCACTATCTATGGATGCTGCAGGCCAAGAGGCAAGAGGCTCAAACGCTGAGGAGTCCCTTGAAAGCAAGCAGGCGAGACGCAGTGACCGTTTCGCCACCACGTTAAGGAATGAAATCCAAATGAGAAAGGCCAAGCTGCAGAAAAGTAAGAGTGCAGCTACCCTTCCTGGCACTGAGGGAGAGGCTGAAGATGATCAGGATATCTGGAAGCCCACTGAAAACACCACGCCGACCTCTGCAGATGGCTCCTTCACCAACACCTACAAGGTTAATCTGAAGGAAGCACAAGCAAGGGTGCTTAAGGCTACGTCTTTCAGGAGAAAAGACCTGGAGCCGGTTTTACTAGAACACCCTGCAGCCGAGGCCTTACCTAACTACCCGTCCTCAGCACTGACCCGTAAAGATGTCACCCCTCTGCCAACTGTCTCGGAGTCTGTAATGAGTAAACCAGGGCCTGCCGGTGGTCAGGTAACTCGCATCGGTGGTCGAAAGCGCTTTCCTGCGGAAAAGAAGGTAAGGTCTTTCTCTGAACCGGACAAAATCCATGAAGTTGGGGTGAAGGAAGATGTCCCTCAGAATGAAAATGCAAGCTCTTCACTAGACCAACAGACCCTGTTCAAGGAAGGTGGGAAAGCAGCTGTCCCCAATCACAGTCCTCCTGAGAGGTATACCGAGAACCCCACAGAGGCCAAAGCCAGAGGTTTTGCAACAGCCAGTGAAACGGAggacacaaagaaaagcatcaggAACAGAGAATACCCTGAAGAGGTCCAGGGAGGTCCTTACTCTGCACACAAGCTGTCCGTCCTAGGCCAACAAAGACTGGGAACCTTCGCCGAGTATGAGGCAAAGTGgaatatacagaaaaaaaacccagagaCAAGAGTCTCCGGCCGGTACCGCTCAGCTGATAACATCCTGGATCCAGGACCAGAGGAGAGAACCAAAACCACCTGTTTCCACGAGAGATCCAGATCATCCCCTTCAGCAGACATCTATGGACAG AAGATTCAAGCTCCTGCAAGAAAGTCTGAGACAGAATATTCCCAGACGGAGAGTAAACCTGCTGAACAGCTCAACGCTGCACCAAC GTTCTCTGACAGAGGGCCTGCCGACtgcaaagtgagagaaaagcCTGTGGAGTTTGAACATTACTCAGTGCCACCCCCTCCGCCCATGACAGCAACCAACcctgacagcagacacagagctgccCCTGCCACCATGAACCACAGACCCACATCTGTCTCTCACAGCCTCAGAGATTCTGCCCTCCCTCAGCCTGAGGACCACGGCCACACCGAGCCCCCGTCTGGGCCCAGGAGGAAGCCCTCTGCGCTGGAGAAGCCTCCCCCACCCAGATGCCCAGAGGTCAACTCCCACGAGTCCTTCACGGGTTCCCAGAGCGAAATCTTCACCCACTGCTCTCCTAACTCTGACCCTAACTCCGCCTTTGTCCCCACCCACTCTGCAAAGGAATCTGAGCAGGGCAAAGGACTTGTGGACAAAGGACAAGGGGCAGTACATCATCTGTCAACATCCAATCCTCAgcctgcctcctctcccccggcttcctcccacagaccttCGAGGCTGGCCACTATGGAGGGACAGCGCTCGCCATCGCCACAGTTTTCCCCGCAGAGACTCAGTGACAAGCCGCCGGCCTCTCTACAGGATGAAGACTCACACAG GATGGATCAAGTGGTAGAAAACCAAACTTCTGCAGTGAAGAAAGTGCCCATCAGGATTGTCCACTCCGAGGGAGTCACGGAGAAGGAGAATTGTCCGTTTTTGCAGCACAGCGACTCCTCTGCTGTTGAGCCCGAGGGTCCCGGCGTAACCAGGCTCGGCACTCTGGGAGCTGCAGGGCAGGACTCGGTCTTCTGTGCCTTTACTCGCCAGAGGGAGCCCGACAGTACGCCGGGCACTCAGACAGACCCAAAGCCCCCGAGAGACCCCTACATGAGCACTGCTAGAGATCCCACAGAGCCCACAGACGAGCCCGGCGGCAACAGGGCGACGGTAACCACAAGACTGTCTGAGGAtcagaagagagaggagctggcCAGGGACATCATGGGGAAGGACAAATCGCTAGCTGATATTCTGGACCAGAGCAAGATGAAGACCACCATGGACTTGATGGAGGGTATCTTCCCTCAGGGGGAGCAGCTGTTGGGAGGAGCTCACCAGCGCAGGAAGGTGCCCCCGAAACAGACAGTCATCCGGCCCGCTGAGGAAAG ggaaaaggaggacagTATGGCAGCGGCTGTCACCATGGTGACCACCTCGACATATTACAGCACATCAGCTCCCAAAGCTGAGCTCCTGATTAAGATGAAGGACATGCAGGAGCAGGAGCCAGAGGAGGAATACTCAGAAGACGAGCTGGACATTGATCTGGCCAACAAGAAG CAAGAGCTGATCGACAGCCTCAGCAAGAAGCTTCAGGTGCTGCGAGAAGCCCGGGAGAGTCTTCAGGAGGACGTCCTCGACAACAACGCCCTGGGAGACGAGGTGGAGGCTCGAGTCCAACAGGTCTGCAAACCCAACGAGCTGGACAAGTTCAGGATGTTTGTCGGGGACCTGGACAAGGTGGTGAGCCTGCTGCTGTCCCTGTCGGGCCGTCTGGCCAGAGTGGAGAACGCCCTGAACAGCCTGGAGGAGGACGCTTCTGCAGAGGAGAGG CGGACGTtgatggagaagaggaagctgTTGATTCGACAGCATGAGGACGCcaaggagctgaaggagaacCTGGACCGCCGGGAACGCGTGGTGTATGAGATCCTGGGCAACTACCTGCAGGAGGACAGCCTTACAGACTATGAGCACTTTGTCAAGATGAAGTCTGCGCTCATCATCGAGCAGCGCAAGCTGGAGGACAAAATCAAACTGGGCGAGGAGCAGCTCAAGTGTCTGATGGACAGCCTGCCGATAGAGCAGCGGCTGGCCTTCTGA
- the shroom2a gene encoding protein Shroom2 isoform X2, protein MDTEGYKNDPHYTGAESLWHVMQKSGDLEPRSRDGEGWKLVDVFLSGGAPWGFTLRGGLEHREPLLITKVEEGSKAAAVSLQVGDELVNINEIPLSGYRQEAICLVKGSHKTLSLVVKRNMKMVDIVTQKMPSENDVHVARSFLTKILRSSMRRNEPISRPHSWHSTKFNESQSETAKTQSPPTPVWHTRYDASSSSTDLSSGWEQTNLRRVSDQFSSLGSMDSLEHVSHQYPAGQLSPAKSNNSMEHLGGGKRDSAYSSFSTSSGTPDYTLSKSNAASTENMLYKFSQWDAGGKPNNGRNSQSMTEAVKQDERVTYFQIPEASTGCEGPQTEDLAGSRHSTSSRTSCGPVWHVPEKKKTTSPSPPPPPPPARSDSFAATKVHERGLIIAHPEGPESRVSCKVPLLPASTENWRGHNLSPKNDSDSFYPSSDKSNHNQFNSNKQFSLSSSDVRQGQPYHQRHHSDKSTSYSQPWATSVPKPQNVGGYYCSMQELPTNGSVQHFGQNQRRNLSTSQSTTTADQNTDSGGHSRYYCVTTCQPMQPNPQALSGKLEDRKSVTGVDLAQTRNEQTSLSPQIVTKLKYNLPQQQQHSSHIKDSNGYSKHQVSTVLETSVPKSSSDDRGGQRGHNTHNAEAQFMSYPSSRQSEQRRSLPLQHRELPQDVKHHNQVSNKISPQATPMLHSLSMDAAGQEARGSNAEESLESKQARRSDRFATTLRNEIQMRKAKLQKSKSAATLPGTEGEAEDDQDIWKPTENTTPTSADGSFTNTYKVNLKEAQARVLKATSFRRKDLEPVLLEHPAAEALPNYPSSALTRKDVTPLPTVSESVMSKPGPAGGQVTRIGGRKRFPAEKKVRSFSEPDKIHEVGVKEDVPQNENASSSLDQQTLFKEGGKAAVPNHSPPERYTENPTEAKARGFATASETEDTKKSIRNREYPEEVQGGPYSAHKLSVLGQQRLGTFAEYEAKWNIQKKNPETRVSGRYRSADNILDPGPEERTKTTCFHERSRSSPSADIYGQKIQAPARKSETEYSQTESKPAEQLNAAPTFSDRGPADCKVREKPVEFEHYSVPPPPPMTATNPDSRHRAAPATMNHRPTSVSHSLRDSALPQPEDHGHTEPPSGPRRKPSALEKPPPPRCPEVNSHESFTGSQSEIFTHCSPNSDPNSAFVPTHSAKESEQGKGLVDKGQGAVHHLSTSNPQPASSPPASSHRPSRLATMEGQRSPSPQFSPQRLSDKPPASLQDEDSHRMDQVVENQTSAVKKVPIRIVHSEGVTEKENCPFLQHSDSSAVEPEGPGVTRLGTLGAAGQDSVFCAFTRQREPDSTPGTQTDPKPPRDPYMSTARDPTEPTDEPGGNRATVTTRLSEDQKREELARDIMGKDKSLADILDQSKMKTTMDLMEGIFPQGEQLLGGAHQRRKVPPKQTVIRPAEEREKEDSMAAAVTMVTTSTYYSTSAPKAELLIKMKDMQEQEPEEEYSEDELDIDLANKKQELIDSLSKKLQVLREARESLQEDVLDNNALGDEVEARVQQVCKPNELDKFRMFVGDLDKVVSLLLSLSGRLARVENALNSLEEDASAEERRTLMEKRKLLIRQHEDAKELKENLDRRERVVYEILGNYLQEDSLTDYEHFVKMKSALIIEQRKLEDKIKLGEEQLKCLMDSLPIEQRLAF, encoded by the exons GCGGAATGAACCCATAAGCAGGCCTCACTCCTGGCACTCCACCAAGTTCAACGAAAGCCAATCAGAGACTGCCAAAACACAGTCTCCACCCACGCCAGTCTGGCACACCAGATATGATGCAAG CTCATCCTCGACTGATCTGTCCTCTGGCTGGGAGCAGACAAACCTGCGCAGAGTGTCCGACCAGTTCAGCTCTCTGGGCAGTATGGACAGTCTAGAGCATGTCTCACACCAGTACCCTGCTGGTCAGCTGTCACCTGCCAAGTCCAACAACAGCATGGAGCACCTTGGAGGAGGCAAACGAGACTCAGCCTACAGTTCCTTCTCCACCAGCTCTGGGACACCAGACTATACCCTCTCAAAGAGCAACGCTGCCTCCACAGAGAACATGCTCTACAAATTCAGTCAGTGGGATGCAGGAGGAAAGCCAAACAATGGCAGAAACAGCCAGAGCATGACTGAGGCAGTCAAACAGGACGAGAGGGTGACATACTTCCAGATCCCAGAAGCTAGCACAGGCTGTGAGGGTCCGCAGACTGAGGACTTGGCTGGGTCCCGCCATTCCACTTCCAGTAGAACCAGCTGTGGACCTGTTTGGCATGTCCCTGAAAAAAAGAAGACCActtccccttctcctccccctccccctccacctgcACGCAGTGACAGTTTTGCTGCAACTAAGGTACATGAAAGGGGTCTCATTATAGCTCACCCCGAAGGACCTGAATCACGTGTCTCCTGTAAGgttcctctgcttcctgcttccaCTGAAAATTGGCGCGGCCACAACCTTTCCCCaaaaaatgacagtgacagtttTTACCCTTCATCTGATAAATCCAATCATAATCAGTTCAACTCAAACAAGCAGTTCTCATTGTCCAGCAGTGATGTTCGGCAGGGCCAGCCGTACCATCAAAGACACCATAGTGACAAAAGCACTTCTTATTCTCAGCCCTGGGCTACATCCGTACCAAAGCCACAGAACGTAGGTGGCTACTATTGTAGCATGCAGGAACTGCCTACTAACGGCTCTGTGCAACACTTTGGTCAGAACCAGAGAAGGAATTTAAGCACCTCCCAGTCCACAACGACCGCCgaccaaaacactgacagcGGCGGACATAGTCGATACTACTGTGTCACAACATGTCAGCCCATGCAGCCTAACCCCCAGGCCTTGTCAGGAAAGTTAGAGGACAGGAAGAGTGTCACAGGCGTCGACCTGGCACAGACCCGAAATGAGCAGACCTCTCTCAGCCCACAGATAGTCACCAAGCTGAAGTACAATCTGCcccaacagcagcaacactcCTCGCACATTAAAGACAGTAATGGATACAGCAAGCACCAAGTTAGTACTGTACTCGAAACCTCTGTACCTAAATCCAGCTCAGATGATCGGGGGGGCCAGAgaggacacaacacacacaacgcaGAAGCTCAGTTCATGAGTTATCCCTCTAGCAGACAGTCTGAGCAGAGGCGCTCTCTGCCACTACAACACAGAGAATTACCCCAGGACGTCAAACATCACAACCAAGTGAGCAACAAGATCTCCCCCCAGGCCACCCCAATGCTTCACTCACTATCTATGGATGCTGCAGGCCAAGAGGCAAGAGGCTCAAACGCTGAGGAGTCCCTTGAAAGCAAGCAGGCGAGACGCAGTGACCGTTTCGCCACCACGTTAAGGAATGAAATCCAAATGAGAAAGGCCAAGCTGCAGAAAAGTAAGAGTGCAGCTACCCTTCCTGGCACTGAGGGAGAGGCTGAAGATGATCAGGATATCTGGAAGCCCACTGAAAACACCACGCCGACCTCTGCAGATGGCTCCTTCACCAACACCTACAAGGTTAATCTGAAGGAAGCACAAGCAAGGGTGCTTAAGGCTACGTCTTTCAGGAGAAAAGACCTGGAGCCGGTTTTACTAGAACACCCTGCAGCCGAGGCCTTACCTAACTACCCGTCCTCAGCACTGACCCGTAAAGATGTCACCCCTCTGCCAACTGTCTCGGAGTCTGTAATGAGTAAACCAGGGCCTGCCGGTGGTCAGGTAACTCGCATCGGTGGTCGAAAGCGCTTTCCTGCGGAAAAGAAGGTAAGGTCTTTCTCTGAACCGGACAAAATCCATGAAGTTGGGGTGAAGGAAGATGTCCCTCAGAATGAAAATGCAAGCTCTTCACTAGACCAACAGACCCTGTTCAAGGAAGGTGGGAAAGCAGCTGTCCCCAATCACAGTCCTCCTGAGAGGTATACCGAGAACCCCACAGAGGCCAAAGCCAGAGGTTTTGCAACAGCCAGTGAAACGGAggacacaaagaaaagcatcaggAACAGAGAATACCCTGAAGAGGTCCAGGGAGGTCCTTACTCTGCACACAAGCTGTCCGTCCTAGGCCAACAAAGACTGGGAACCTTCGCCGAGTATGAGGCAAAGTGgaatatacagaaaaaaaacccagagaCAAGAGTCTCCGGCCGGTACCGCTCAGCTGATAACATCCTGGATCCAGGACCAGAGGAGAGAACCAAAACCACCTGTTTCCACGAGAGATCCAGATCATCCCCTTCAGCAGACATCTATGGACAG AAGATTCAAGCTCCTGCAAGAAAGTCTGAGACAGAATATTCCCAGACGGAGAGTAAACCTGCTGAACAGCTCAACGCTGCACCAAC GTTCTCTGACAGAGGGCCTGCCGACtgcaaagtgagagaaaagcCTGTGGAGTTTGAACATTACTCAGTGCCACCCCCTCCGCCCATGACAGCAACCAACcctgacagcagacacagagctgccCCTGCCACCATGAACCACAGACCCACATCTGTCTCTCACAGCCTCAGAGATTCTGCCCTCCCTCAGCCTGAGGACCACGGCCACACCGAGCCCCCGTCTGGGCCCAGGAGGAAGCCCTCTGCGCTGGAGAAGCCTCCCCCACCCAGATGCCCAGAGGTCAACTCCCACGAGTCCTTCACGGGTTCCCAGAGCGAAATCTTCACCCACTGCTCTCCTAACTCTGACCCTAACTCCGCCTTTGTCCCCACCCACTCTGCAAAGGAATCTGAGCAGGGCAAAGGACTTGTGGACAAAGGACAAGGGGCAGTACATCATCTGTCAACATCCAATCCTCAgcctgcctcctctcccccggcttcctcccacagaccttCGAGGCTGGCCACTATGGAGGGACAGCGCTCGCCATCGCCACAGTTTTCCCCGCAGAGACTCAGTGACAAGCCGCCGGCCTCTCTACAGGATGAAGACTCACACAG GATGGATCAAGTGGTAGAAAACCAAACTTCTGCAGTGAAGAAAGTGCCCATCAGGATTGTCCACTCCGAGGGAGTCACGGAGAAGGAGAATTGTCCGTTTTTGCAGCACAGCGACTCCTCTGCTGTTGAGCCCGAGGGTCCCGGCGTAACCAGGCTCGGCACTCTGGGAGCTGCAGGGCAGGACTCGGTCTTCTGTGCCTTTACTCGCCAGAGGGAGCCCGACAGTACGCCGGGCACTCAGACAGACCCAAAGCCCCCGAGAGACCCCTACATGAGCACTGCTAGAGATCCCACAGAGCCCACAGACGAGCCCGGCGGCAACAGGGCGACGGTAACCACAAGACTGTCTGAGGAtcagaagagagaggagctggcCAGGGACATCATGGGGAAGGACAAATCGCTAGCTGATATTCTGGACCAGAGCAAGATGAAGACCACCATGGACTTGATGGAGGGTATCTTCCCTCAGGGGGAGCAGCTGTTGGGAGGAGCTCACCAGCGCAGGAAGGTGCCCCCGAAACAGACAGTCATCCGGCCCGCTGAGGAAAG ggaaaaggaggacagTATGGCAGCGGCTGTCACCATGGTGACCACCTCGACATATTACAGCACATCAGCTCCCAAAGCTGAGCTCCTGATTAAGATGAAGGACATGCAGGAGCAGGAGCCAGAGGAGGAATACTCAGAAGACGAGCTGGACATTGATCTGGCCAACAAGAAG CAAGAGCTGATCGACAGCCTCAGCAAGAAGCTTCAGGTGCTGCGAGAAGCCCGGGAGAGTCTTCAGGAGGACGTCCTCGACAACAACGCCCTGGGAGACGAGGTGGAGGCTCGAGTCCAACAGGTCTGCAAACCCAACGAGCTGGACAAGTTCAGGATGTTTGTCGGGGACCTGGACAAGGTGGTGAGCCTGCTGCTGTCCCTGTCGGGCCGTCTGGCCAGAGTGGAGAACGCCCTGAACAGCCTGGAGGAGGACGCTTCTGCAGAGGAGAGG CGGACGTtgatggagaagaggaagctgTTGATTCGACAGCATGAGGACGCcaaggagctgaaggagaacCTGGACCGCCGGGAACGCGTGGTGTATGAGATCCTGGGCAACTACCTGCAGGAGGACAGCCTTACAGACTATGAGCACTTTGTCAAGATGAAGTCTGCGCTCATCATCGAGCAGCGCAAGCTGGAGGACAAAATCAAACTGGGCGAGGAGCAGCTCAAGTGTCTGATGGACAGCCTGCCGATAGAGCAGCGGCTGGCCTTCTGA